Genomic DNA from Penaeus chinensis breed Huanghai No. 1 chromosome 21, ASM1920278v2, whole genome shotgun sequence:
TGATCGTTTTCTAGATCGCCGATAGTCTCTTTGTGACTTTCATCGATATCTTTATCTGGATCCAGCTCATAGTTTTCCGTCTCTGTACCATCGGTGATTTTTCTATCAGTTGAAGAACAAGATGTATCGTCATAATtgtctttattaatttcttcttcatAAACAGATTCTGGCATATCCTCAATCACAGTTTCTTCATCGATATCCTCTATATCCTTCGTCTCGCCAAGATCTACACCGTCCGTAGTTAAAACTCCTGTGCCTTCCTCTAAACAGTCATTCCTTCCTTCGTAATTATGATCTATCTCTCCTGCATTCTCTTCACATTCAGTATCTCCTCTGACATCTTCAAAAATTGTTGCATCATCGCCTTCGTCAGCCATTAGGACAGACTGCTCTACAAATTCATCTGCCACGTCATCAATTACGATTGCAGGGCTTTCTTCGGCCACAGTAATTTCTGCCTCCTCTTCAGTCGCATTTGCATCTGTACCTTCTTCATCCACAGTTAAattcatttcttcttcgtctacttcctcGGTCACagttacttcctcttcctctttttctccgccAGCAAAAACATCTACTTCATCGGCCACAgtgatttcctcttcctctttttctccgccAGCAAAAACATCTACTTCATCGGCCACAGtgatttcctcttcgtctttttctccgcCAGTAAAAGCATCTACTTCATCGACTAcagttatttcctcttcctctttttctccggCAATAAAAACATCTACTTCATCGGCCAcagttatttcctcttcttctctcgcccCTTCCATAAAATCATCTGCTACTTCATCGGCCATATTTattaattcttcctctttttccccatccTTAAAAACATTTGCTACTTCATCAGCCATAGAAACGTCTGCTGTGTCTTTCTCCATCACTGAATCTTCTGCCTCTTGCTCTGTCAGAGtatctcccacttcttcctcagCCTCATTTACTTCAGAATCTTTGTTGTCAATATTTACTtcagttcctctttcttctccttcctcactcaaAAGAACATCTGCTACTTCCTCGTCCACTGTCAACTCTGTCTCAGGTGCAAGTACTTCGTTTTCTTGTGTCATATCCTCAGCTACTGAAAGTTCTGTTACTTCCTCCATTATAGTTACCTCGGCTTCTTTTTCTAGTGTaacatctccttcttccccagcAAGATTTACCACAGCTTCAGCCACAGTTATATCTTCTTCCGTGTTAGTTATTTCTGTTTCTTCAACCGTAGTTTCTTCAACTTCTTCGTCATCAGCTTTTAATTCCTCCTCAGCTTCATCAACTTTCTCCTCAAGCATAGATACTTCAGCATCTTCCTCGAACATAGAATCTTCTTCTGCTACACTTATATCTGGTTCTTCCACAGCGGTGTCTGTTCGGTCCTCTGCCGCACTTAAATTTGTTTCATCTTCGGTTACTACTTCTATTTCCTCAGTCTTAGTTAGACCTCCTTCAATCACATTTACATCTACCTGTCCATCAGGCACAATCGAATTTGCACTTTCCTCAGTAACATTTATATCTGCTTCTTTCTCAATCCATTCTTcagtttctcccccttcttcagcTAAAGATATCTTTACCTCTTCTTCAGCCACACTTATGTCCGGCTCTTCCTCAGCTAAGATTAATTCTGGCTTCTCCTCAGTTTCATCCATGCCTTCTTCATTTTcaactatctcttcctcttcttcagctACAGATGCTTCTTGATCATCTTCTACCATACTTAAGTCTGCTTCCTCCTCAGTCAAGGACAAATCTGCCTTTTCATCAGTCTCAGTTATACGTGAAGCTTCTTCAATCACAGTTACATCTGCCTTTTCTTCAACCTCATTTGTATTAGCTTCGTGCTCATCCAAAGttatctttactttctctttagttatatctatatctgcttcTCCCTCAGTAGCACTTGTATCCTGTAATTCATCAGCTATATTACTAGCATTTTCGTCAAAGTCTGTtatatccccttccttctcctttgcaaTTACTTCTGTAAAATCATCAAGTACAATAACATCCTCTCCCTTGGATATATCGGCATTTTCTTCTTCAGCATATTCCTTTGCCGTTTCAAACATGCATTCCGTTAGATCCATTTCAGTTGTGGTTTCTGTATCTACTATTAGTAGAGAACTTTCTGCTCCATCAGTTAcaatatcttcctcatcattcaGAGTCTCATCATCATGTGCTACCATAATTTCATCTCCGCAAAaaatatcattttcttcattttcgatTGCATCTTCTTTGCTCTCCACTTCACTTGTTTCGTCTTCATTTTTCAAAAGTAATGCTTCCTCCTTTTTTACtaaaatatttttatctttctcttccctgtgCAGTTCCACTATAGACAAATTCCTGTTTTCTTCCTCATGTATCTTCGTTTCTGTTGGCGGAGATTGCTCCCCAACCACAGTGTCCTCAAGAAGTGGGTTCACATCATCGTCTTGGGCACATTCCAGGTGCTCATCGTCGTCCTCCTCGATGGTCGAGAGGCCGGAGCTGCTCTCGTCCACAGGTGAACAGTTACCATCATGGGGACTAACGTTGCGGAAAATTTCATCCAAGAGACTAGTATCTGTTGCATTAAAGTCTTCTGCTGTAAGGTCCTGAGGGCTTAATGGTGGTTCCTGACAGTCATTGCTTTTAGAGCCTTCTTCTCCAGACGACTGCAAGGTGTCTGTGGCTTCATTATCAAGATCTGGAGTGTCATTCCTGCTCTCTGATGTGCTGCCTGAAGATACTCTCACTACAGTCACGCGATCCCAGGAATCTGTACCATCGCTTAACTCTTCATTGTCTGCCTCATTTTCTGGTGATTCACTTTTGTCTAAGATGTTTCCTGGGTTTTCATTGTTAGTTTCTTCCCCATTAACGTCATTCACATTTTCAGTTACGCATTGACTTTCATCTTCTTGAGTATCATTTGATACTTGAAGCTCACTCTCATTTGTAAAAGTATTGGTCACGTCCTTATTTGGCACGTCTGTATCATCATCAGCTTCTACTggaatttcatttatttctgcTTCTGCCATttcactttctgtttcttctttttcttgggtAGAGGTAGCACATGTTTGCTGAACTGGTTCACTATATAACTGCAAATTCAAATCTGTTTTAGCTAGTTCTTCATTAACTTCAACATCGCTCACCTCGCTTCTGCTCGTCTGAATGAGTGTAGGAGATATCTCATCGCAGTTGATGCTGAGAGGTTCTGGTAGCAAACTTGGGTCATCACAGTCAATGAATCCACTCTCCAGCAACATTTCCTTGCCATTGGAAGTATAGCCGATTATTTCATATTGTTCTTGTACTGAAGAACTGCTTGAATCTTCTTGGATGTCATTGCTACTGCAGTGAATGGCTTCGTCATCTAGTGTCTCACTTACAAGATTCTCACTGACTTCCTCTATACTGTCACTAGCACTAAGAAGGTCAACAGATTCTTGAATAGAGGCGATATTTAGATTTTCCACATCTCTGGGAGAAATGTTTTCATTAATGCTGTTTTCAATCGAACCTGATTGGAAAGTATCTGATTCATAATGATCAGAGATTTCTGTGTCAGGATTATTGTCATTTAAAGTGTGTTTTTCCTCACTAGTAGGATTGTTAGTATCGTCATTTGGAAGATCTGGCGAATTCACTTTACTGTCTGTGTTGGGATCCACATCCTCACCATTTTCATTGGTCACCTGTATCTTGATGTCTTCATTTTGTTCGGGGCTTTGGGGAGCAGTTTCTTTCCcactgtcattatgatcattgttaaagTCTGGTTCACTATTGCTGAAATGCTCACCATTCACCCCGTCTGCAGTCAGTTCAGCTGCACTTTGCTCAGGAGTCTTCTTTGTCTGCGTATCTTCCAAGGGCTCAGTAGAGGAGACCGAGTTGGAGTGATCAGAAAATGATGTGTAAGTGTCTGTTATATGCTGCTGAGAATTTACTGTCGTTTCTGGAGCCACATGGCTATCATTGCCTTTTGGTGGTTCTTGTGAGGATCTTGGTTGTGATGACTTCTTTGTTGAGGAAAGCTGTACAATGTCAGACTGTGAGGTGTCAGTGTCTTGCTCAGAGGAACAAGACACTAATGAGTCCTTCTTTAGATTTTTCACTTTTGGACTGTCTAAGATGTCTGAATCACTTTCTGCCCCTATATCATCATTGGTTTCAATCAAACTTTCAGGTACTTCAAAAACGTTAGTATCTTCCCCACTTGCAATCATTTGAGCCATCTTTGCTTCATCGATGAGATGGACACGCTTGCCAGTGAGGGCAAGGCTGCTGACCCCAAGGGAACCGGACTTTGAGTGGCGTCTTGTGGACGCTCGCCTCTCCTCCAACCGGGCTGACAGTCTCGCAGGGAGTGTAGGTCCAGTGTTGATGGCCACCTCTGCTTCACTAGTTATTGGCACATAAAAGGCTTGGTGGCCAGCCTTATAACTAGCACTTCTGCTGTCCTCTTCCTCCAAGCTGTCATAATACACTGATTCAGCACCTTCACTGCCAATAGAGTTACGGCGATGGTGCACAGCAGAAATGGGTCTAATGATGTCTGTCTGCGATGAAGAATCTGTCACTGACTTCGGTAAAATTTTCTTCTGTAAAGTTTTAACAGAGGTATGCTTAGATATCCATTCCTTCCGTTGTGTCCGTCGGCCCTTTGTTGCTCCACTTTGACCACTTGGTGAGAGACCTTCGAGAAGGGGGCTGGCTTGTAACACTGCCTGGGTTTCCTCATGGATAAACTTATTCATCTTTCGAGCCCATTGTTGTGGGGTTGCCTGTGCTTTATCGCCGTTCTGATTTTCCAGCTGAATATCTGGTGTTGGAACAGCAACTTGGGAAGTGGTGCCTGGGCCATTTTCCCTCGGCGGCACCACAAGCAGTCCTCGTGCCTCCCCTAGACGGCCTAGTGTCGCAATTGTTTCGTAAACAACAGCAGAACTAACACATCGAAAATCCCGTAGATCCGGCATGGAACTACGTCGCTCTAACCTTGGACGCGGAAGCACCATAATGTGGCTGTCAGCTGGAGGTCTGTATTCCGTCAGGAGCATCTCTGCGCTCCGACCTTCAGAGGCAATGCAGAAGGTGTCGCTGAGAACTTTTGTTGTACCTAACTTGAGGCTGTCATTCTCATCCCTGGCTGCCTTCCCTCTCAGCTGCCGGGTTCTGGCTAGGAGCTCCTCTGGCGGACGAGTAGGATAGGGTTTTTGATTCTCACGGATGACATCGTCAGTGCTACCTGGTGGAAAAGGACGGGTTGGAGGAGCAGGGGGACGGCGTGGAGGACCTGAGTAGCCTCGGGAGGGACGGGTTTGAGTGCGCATGTACCTGTTGCAAAGGGACTCATCCTCCTTTACTGGCCGCCTTCTTTTGGTAGGACTCATGAAAGCTTGAGCTCTGAAAGATTAAGATTTGATATAAtaatctattttctcttttgttcattTAAtgcctggatatatatatatatatatatatatatatatatatatatatgtatatatatatatatataagtgtgtgtatatatatatatatatatatatatatatatatatatatatatatatatatattaaatgtgtctaATGATATCTTTAAATTAGGGTCTAATGATGTCAGGtgtcatattatatttttaatgagGGTCTAATGATCTGAATAACTAATATTCGGGGTACTATTCACTCCTCacttatatactgtatttatgagACATACTTTATCCCCTTATACATCCATTCGGTATGTGAATTTATCCTTAATGTCTTAAACTTAATCTTCATTTAGATTTTATCAGTATTTAGTTGCATATTTCTGTCTTCACCTGACATCCAGGGCCTGGTC
This window encodes:
- the LOC125036304 gene encoding microtubule-associated protein futsch-like, with protein sequence MSPTKRRRPVKEDESLCNRYMRTQTRPSRGYSGPPRRPPAPPTRPFPPGSTDDVIRENQKPYPTRPPEELLARTRQLRGKAARDENDSLKLGTTKVLSDTFCIASEGRSAEMLLTEYRPPADSHIMVLPRPRLERRSSMPDLRDFRCVSSAVVYETIATLGRLGEARGLLVVPPRENGPGTTSQVAVPTPDIQLENQNGDKAQATPQQWARKMNKFIHEETQAVLQASPLLEGLSPSGQSGATKGRRTQRKEWISKHTSVKTLQKKILPKSVTDSSSQTDIIRPISAVHHRRNSIGSEGAESVYYDSLEEEDSRSASYKAGHQAFYVPITSEAEVAINTGPTLPARLSARLEERRASTRRHSKSGSLGVSSLALTGKRVHLIDEAKMAQMIASGEDTNVFEVPESLIETNDDIGAESDSDILDSPKVKNLKKDSLVSCSSEQDTDTSQSDIVQLSSTKKSSQPRSSQEPPKGNDSHVAPETTVNSQQHITDTYTSFSDHSNSVSSTEPLEDTQTKKTPEQSAAELTADGVNGEHFSNSEPDFNNDHNDSGKETAPQSPEQNEDIKIQVTNENGEDVDPNTDSKVNSPDLPNDDTNNPTSEEKHTLNDNNPDTEISDHYESDTFQSGSIENSINENISPRDVENLNIASIQESVDLLSASDSIEEVSENLVSETLDDEAIHCSSNDIQEDSSSSSVQEQYEIIGYTSNGKEMLLESGFIDCDDPSLLPEPLSINCDEISPTLIQTSRSEVSDVEVNEELAKTDLNLQLYSEPVQQTCATSTQEKEETESEMAEAEINEIPVEADDDTDVPNKDVTNTFTNESELQVSNDTQEDESQCVTENVNDVNGEETNNENPGNILDKSESPENEADNEELSDGTDSWDRVTVVRVSSGSTSESRNDTPDLDNEATDTLQSSGEEGSKSNDCQEPPLSPQDLTAEDFNATDTSLLDEIFRNVSPHDGNCSPVDESSSGLSTIEEDDDEHLECAQDDDVNPLLEDTVVGEQSPPTETKIHEEENRNLSIVELHREEKDKNILVKKEEALLLKNEDETSEVESKEDAIENEENDIFCGDEIMVAHDDETLNDEEDIVTDGAESSLLIVDTETTTEMDLTECMFETAKEYAEEENADISKGEDVIVLDDFTEVIAKEKEGDITDFDENASNIADELQDTSATEGEADIDITKEKVKITLDEHEANTNEVEEKADVTVIEEASRITETDEKADLSLTEEEADLSMVEDDQEASVAEEEEEIVENEEGMDETEEKPELILAEEEPDISVAEEEVKISLAEEGGETEEWIEKEADINVTEESANSIVPDGQVDVNVIEGGLTKTEEIEVVTEDETNLSAAEDRTDTAVEEPDISVAEEDSMFEEDAEVSMLEEKVDEAEEELKADDEEVEETTVEETEITNTEEDITVAEAVVNLAGEEGDVTLEKEAEVTIMEEVTELSVAEDMTQENEVLAPETELTVDEEVADVLLSEEGEERGTEVNIDNKDSEVNEAEEEVGDTLTEQEAEDSVMEKDTADVSMADEVANVFKDGEKEEELINMADEVADDFMEGAREEEEITVADEVDVFIAGEKEEEEITVVDEVDAFTGGEKDEEEITVADEVDVFAGGEKEEEEITVADEVDVFAGGEKEEEEVTVTEEVDEEEMNLTVDEEGTDANATEEEAEITVAEESPAIVIDDVADEFVEQSVLMADEGDDATIFEDVRGDTECEENAGEIDHNYEGRNDCLEEGTGVLTTDGVDLGETKDIEDIDEETVIEDMPESVYEEEINKDNYDDTSCSSTDRKITDGTETENYELDPDKDIDESHKETIGDLENDHDLRDRDEASIVSHNDSDGGESLLMSDATLDTTEPETKAEYEEILGSVLETEIKAEYEELIGSEKETSDRDTYQDMIDKVESNIEEKVYVSDQKVSRNFNSFLMKSDTGSDMTNHTTVMESCDIQHAQATWENGELNEGNSSDHNSTLGNHDGLSDNEDAARAYAGDEQKRSGTNWAANISQAGEQSECEVGSLNVDRQAEACVDAPSSASSDASPRERSEEDHGEVVAAANSPSSDSGVVEMAGKTAQSPSDASVEEVVAEDHNPRGRDAQDSSRSEESVRSAPPNRRTSSKQAKDRANRITSGRRRSSSGCVRASLDGGDVTTLNGWTKFTAPGDDSDNDGSKPRRRHWEAPTSDSFQNLPPQVDSDGASLSRHRMVQEYLDSLQNHQISKDGSPRCTVGSGPHSLNDFPTDNVSDFDTSDSGDMSYSERLLRVLESRRSRRHRPRSSNIDGEDTPTRYRPSALSALDVFLTTLSRYRGGQQFEGDPPRDPTPPPLPQDGEDNVTVQVKTGPRQHDVRVSSRRQVRLVVNVGNPAKASDSGCVADSSQSERKVKRTGPVGGGSPTGRRRPTRNVSETRAPPGHARANAASDPEVDQLLSDVREYLNKKLRQSGAEESGDQVPPEGIVVEGNNIEKCFTERPPGGGRARLYPKHRPKQDERRQRMAADPMQKERQRIQQSIHAINALLKQYS